One genomic region from Candidatus Omnitrophota bacterium encodes:
- the lysS gene encoding lysine--tRNA ligase, whose protein sequence is MHEENELIKQRRLKLDAINSKGIYAYGARFDITSSIKDLTDNFSDGKVVTLAGRLMACREHGKAKFYDLKDSTGKVQLYVKADIIGQDSFELSNNTDIGDFVGIKGETFKTRTGEPSIKTTEFVILSKSLRPLPEKWHGLKDIETRYRQRYVDLVMNDDVKKVFIDRSKVVTGIRSFLDSRGFLEVETPMMQSIPGGAAGKPFKTHHEALGVDLYLRIAPELFLKRLLVGGFDRVYEINRNFRNEGISIRHNPEFTMLEVYQAYSDCAGMMKLTEDLITKLAQDVIGKTAFEYQGKTIDLSRWEKISFADLMKDQFGISPDQTQEEWIRKLKSKGVEVEGKELSRTQLINIVGDLIEPKAQNHPVFVVDIFKEMCPLAKCKKDNPLLTDRFELYMGGMEVANAYSELNDPIEQAARFEADLEGVKDKKNKIDYDFVRALEYGMPPAGGLGIGIDRLVMVLTNSPSIRDVILFPQLKPETSREVARSENIE, encoded by the coding sequence ATGCATGAAGAGAACGAACTTATAAAACAGAGAAGATTAAAACTGGATGCTATAAATAGTAAGGGCATATATGCCTATGGCGCAAGGTTTGATATTACTTCTTCAATAAAAGATCTCACAGACAATTTTAGTGATGGCAAAGTTGTTACATTAGCCGGCAGGCTCATGGCATGCCGAGAGCATGGCAAGGCGAAATTTTACGATCTCAAAGATTCTACCGGCAAGGTACAACTGTATGTTAAGGCGGATATTATCGGACAAGATAGTTTCGAGTTATCCAATAATACCGATATAGGTGACTTTGTCGGAATAAAAGGCGAGACGTTCAAGACCAGAACAGGTGAGCCATCGATAAAGACTACCGAATTTGTTATTCTATCAAAATCCTTAAGGCCGCTTCCGGAAAAATGGCACGGCTTGAAAGACATTGAGACCAGGTATCGCCAGCGCTATGTGGATCTTGTCATGAACGACGATGTTAAGAAAGTATTCATAGATAGATCGAAGGTTGTTACCGGCATTCGATCCTTCTTGGATAGCAGGGGTTTCCTTGAGGTTGAGACTCCCATGATGCAGTCGATACCGGGCGGCGCGGCAGGTAAGCCTTTTAAGACTCATCATGAAGCGTTGGGAGTAGACCTATACCTAAGAATAGCGCCGGAACTCTTCTTAAAGAGACTTCTGGTCGGAGGTTTTGACAGGGTATATGAGATAAATAGGAATTTTAGGAATGAAGGCATATCCATAAGGCACAATCCCGAATTTACCATGCTCGAAGTCTACCAGGCATACTCTGACTGCGCCGGTATGATGAAATTAACCGAAGACTTAATAACGAAACTGGCCCAGGACGTAATCGGCAAGACCGCCTTTGAATATCAGGGTAAGACGATAGATCTTTCCAGGTGGGAGAAGATATCATTCGCGGACCTGATGAAGGATCAGTTCGGCATAAGCCCGGACCAGACGCAGGAAGAGTGGATAAGAAAATTAAAAAGCAAAGGCGTAGAAGTGGAAGGAAAAGAGCTTTCCAGGACGCAGTTGATAAATATCGTCGGAGACCTGATAGAACCCAAGGCCCAGAATCACCCTGTATTTGTTGTAGATATCTTCAAGGAGATGTGCCCGCTGGCCAAATGCAAAAAGGATAACCCTCTTCTTACCGACAGATTTGAGCTTTACATGGGCGGCATGGAAGTGGCAAACGCTTATTCCGAACTCAATGATCCTATCGAGCAGGCGGCAAGGTTTGAGGCCGATCTTGAAGGCGTTAAAGATAAAAAGAATAAGATAGATTATGATTTCGTGCGGGCATTGGAATATGGGATGCCTCCCGCGGGCGGGTTAGGTATAGGCATAGACAGGCTCGTAATGGTATTGACCAATTCACCGTCGATAAGAGATGTAATATTGTTCCCACAGTTAAAACCCGAAACCTCGCGAGAAGTTGCGCGAAGCGAAAATATTGAATGA